Proteins encoded by one window of Desulfovibrio ferrophilus:
- a CDS encoding DUF2283 domain-containing protein has protein sequence MQVNYDPEKDTLKIVLSSTPVKKCEYDNPGIILGYGGDGTLVDVEIPEASRRVDDPKSVDLCVRGRNVQGMKLL, from the coding sequence ATGCAAGTCAATTACGATCCCGAGAAGGATACCCTGAAAATTGTGCTGTCATCCACGCCTGTGAAGAAGTGTGAGTATGACAATCCCGGCATCATCCTCGGTTACGGTGGAGACGGGACCCTTGTTGATGTGGAGATTCCTGAGGCCTCGCGCCGTGTGGATGACCCCAAGTCCGTGGACTTGTGCGTCCGTGGTCGTAATGTTCAGGGTATGAAACTCCTGTAG
- a CDS encoding 3-dehydroquinate synthase II family protein, protein MKKVFVQAIPFDKTFVTLALESGVDAIIVEPADVDKVRALAKAEVRTLDDFAVVSLQSKADEEVAVSQMQAGRQVILKRGWEIIPVENILAQGSGLGVEVATYDEADLAAGILERGVDFVVVTAEGIADLKRIVAQLKLSQGVVGMEKATITAIENAGLGHRVCVDTTSMLKTGQGMLIGNSSAFTFLVHAETESNPYVAARPFRVNAGAVHAYAVMPGDKTTYLEELCAGREVLVVDAQGHTSLAVVGRVKVEVRPMLLFTARTESGREGKVFLQNAETIRLVRVDGSPVSVVTLAEGDEILVRTDEAGRHFGMRISEDIKED, encoded by the coding sequence ATGAAGAAAGTATTTGTACAAGCCATTCCCTTCGACAAGACGTTCGTGACTCTGGCCCTGGAATCCGGCGTGGATGCGATCATCGTGGAGCCCGCTGATGTGGACAAGGTCCGCGCTCTGGCCAAGGCCGAGGTCCGCACCCTGGACGATTTCGCGGTGGTTTCTCTGCAGAGTAAGGCTGATGAGGAAGTCGCGGTCAGCCAGATGCAGGCCGGACGTCAGGTTATTCTGAAGCGCGGGTGGGAGATCATCCCTGTGGAGAACATCCTGGCTCAGGGCTCGGGTCTGGGAGTTGAAGTGGCAACCTACGACGAGGCCGATCTGGCTGCCGGCATCCTGGAGCGCGGCGTGGATTTCGTGGTGGTTACAGCCGAAGGCATCGCCGACCTGAAAAGGATAGTGGCACAACTCAAGCTCAGTCAGGGAGTCGTGGGTATGGAGAAGGCGACCATCACGGCCATCGAGAATGCGGGCCTCGGGCATCGTGTCTGCGTGGACACCACCAGCATGCTCAAGACCGGCCAGGGGATGCTCATCGGCAATTCCAGTGCATTTACTTTTCTGGTTCATGCCGAGACCGAGTCCAACCCCTATGTGGCGGCTCGCCCCTTCCGGGTCAATGCCGGGGCCGTGCATGCCTACGCAGTAATGCCCGGTGACAAGACCACCTATCTGGAAGAACTTTGCGCCGGGCGCGAGGTGCTTGTTGTGGACGCTCAGGGTCATACCTCTCTGGCGGTGGTTGGTCGGGTCAAGGTTGAAGTTCGGCCCATGTTGCTGTTTACCGCCCGAACTGAATCCGGACGTGAAGGCAAGGTTTTTCTGCAGAATGCAGAGACCATTCGCCTGGTTCGGGTCGATGGTTCACCCGTGTCTGTGGTGACACTGGCTGAAGGCGATGAGATTTTGGTTCGTACCGACGAAGCGGGTAGACATTTCGGGATGCGTATTTCCGAGGACATCAAGGAAGACTAA
- a CDS encoding 2-amino-3,7-dideoxy-D-threo-hept-6-ulosonate synthase, which produces MMLGKAVRSERIFNRNTGRTIIVPLDHGVTVGPIYGLIDMRDTVNQIAEGGANAVLMHKGMPRCSHRGSGKDVGLIIHLSASTSLSPFPNAKTLCGTVEDALRLGADGVSLHVNLGDETEKDMLNALGEMTTQASYWGIPVLAMVYARGPHIKNEYDPDVVRHCARVGQELGADVVKVPYTGDIESYSRVVASCCIPVVIAGGPKLESTRDLLQMVHDSVQAGGAGLSVGRNVFQHQNVTRLLKALNGIVHEDWDLDQAEDFMGEDM; this is translated from the coding sequence ATGATGTTAGGTAAAGCCGTTCGCTCGGAACGTATCTTCAACCGGAACACCGGGCGAACCATCATCGTGCCTCTGGACCACGGTGTGACCGTCGGCCCCATCTACGGCCTCATCGACATGCGCGACACCGTTAATCAGATCGCCGAAGGCGGAGCCAATGCCGTGCTCATGCACAAGGGCATGCCTCGTTGTTCGCACCGAGGCTCCGGCAAGGACGTCGGCCTGATCATTCACCTTTCTGCCAGCACCTCGCTGTCTCCCTTCCCCAACGCCAAGACCCTGTGTGGCACTGTGGAAGACGCCTTGCGCCTTGGCGCGGACGGTGTGTCCCTGCACGTCAACCTGGGTGACGAGACCGAAAAGGACATGCTCAATGCCTTGGGCGAGATGACCACTCAGGCCTCGTACTGGGGCATCCCGGTGCTGGCCATGGTCTATGCCCGCGGCCCGCACATCAAGAATGAGTATGATCCGGATGTAGTGCGTCATTGTGCACGCGTGGGTCAGGAACTGGGTGCGGATGTCGTCAAGGTGCCCTATACTGGTGATATCGAGAGCTATTCCCGCGTGGTGGCGAGCTGTTGCATCCCCGTAGTCATCGCGGGCGGTCCCAAATTGGAATCCACCCGTGATTTGCTGCAGATGGTGCACGACTCCGTGCAGGCTGGCGGCGCTGGCCTGTCCGTTGGACGCAACGTGTTCCAGCATCAGAATGTGACCCGCCTCCTGAAGGCCTTGAATGGTATCGTGCATGAAGACTGGGACCTGGATCAGGCCGAAGACTTCATGGGCGAGGATATGTAG
- the pheA gene encoding prephenate dehydratase: protein MTDDKNTTGAQQMNGLRTEIDALDREILELLNRRAGCSLEVGRVKADAKDLIFKPFREKEVMANLLEMSPGPLPEDHLRAIYREIFSSSRRLQRPQQVAYLGPEGTFSYFAGVEFLGHSVDFQPMPGLPDVFQAVSSGETELGIIPLENSLHGTVGQSLDLFLRHEVFILSELFCKISHNVLSQAKRLADIKTVYSHPQPLAQCERWLRNNLPSAKLIPTESTAAAAVRVQDDPESAAIGHKSLAAMFGLNVLARGVEDLPDNWTRFVVIGRKQASQGNRDKTSMLFTLPDKPGSLVNVLSVIATQGINMKKLESRPMRGEKWKYVFFVDVECDLSLEEYSKAMTEVADNCHIMRILGSYPAGPSLDVSANVGDAE from the coding sequence ATGACTGATGACAAGAACACCACCGGAGCCCAGCAAATGAATGGCTTGCGCACTGAGATCGATGCCCTGGATCGTGAGATCCTAGAGCTTCTGAATCGCCGCGCGGGTTGTTCTCTGGAAGTTGGACGCGTCAAGGCCGATGCCAAGGATCTGATCTTCAAGCCCTTCCGCGAGAAGGAAGTCATGGCGAACCTGCTCGAAATGAGCCCTGGCCCCTTGCCCGAGGATCATCTGCGCGCTATCTATCGTGAAATTTTCTCCTCATCGCGCCGTTTGCAGCGCCCGCAGCAGGTGGCCTACCTGGGCCCCGAGGGCACGTTCTCGTATTTTGCAGGAGTCGAGTTTTTGGGACATAGCGTGGACTTTCAGCCCATGCCCGGACTGCCCGATGTGTTCCAGGCCGTGTCCAGCGGCGAGACCGAGTTGGGAATCATCCCTCTGGAGAACTCCCTGCACGGCACCGTCGGTCAGAGCCTGGACCTGTTCCTGCGCCACGAGGTATTCATTCTCTCGGAGCTGTTCTGCAAGATCAGCCACAATGTTCTGTCTCAGGCCAAGCGCCTGGCAGACATCAAGACAGTGTACTCGCATCCGCAGCCCCTGGCGCAGTGCGAGCGCTGGTTGCGCAATAACCTGCCCAGCGCCAAGCTGATACCTACTGAAAGCACCGCTGCTGCCGCCGTCCGCGTGCAGGATGATCCCGAATCCGCTGCCATCGGACACAAGAGCCTGGCTGCCATGTTCGGGTTGAATGTCCTGGCCCGTGGGGTGGAAGATTTGCCCGACAACTGGACGCGATTCGTCGTCATTGGTCGCAAGCAGGCCTCGCAGGGCAACCGCGACAAGACTTCCATGCTCTTCACCCTGCCGGACAAGCCCGGCTCCCTGGTCAACGTGCTCTCGGTCATTGCCACCCAGGGCATCAATATGAAGAAGCTGGAGTCCCGGCCCATGCGCGGGGAAAAATGGAAGTACGTGTTTTTCGTGGATGTCGAATGCGATCTTTCCCTGGAAGAGTATTCCAAGGCCATGACCGAGGTCGCGGACAATTGCCATATCATGCGCATCCTCGGCAGTTATCCGGCCGGGCCGTCCCTGGATGTCTCCGCCAATGTGGGCGATGCTGAATAA
- a CDS encoding anthranilate synthase component I family protein, translating to MEPVRLQQYGQWLPADIQTPISLFLGLVGHKQGILLESAEVDGRFGRYSIIAWNYALRLSCKDGKLEVGVRDGRLDAFKEFKGRPFMDGVRQVMKNLNIEPAEGFEELPPITRGLAGYFGYGVAGMFEPKLENQLHPEDAEACLVLPGNVVMFDHLYHRLCFLTLNKGVKPHSDHKSVMRAPMPPDIGEHKVNPGEAAYKKSVSDAIELIRQGECIQTVLSTRFSAPFEGDSFVLYRRLRQINPSPYMFYMRLPKLELFGSSPEMLVRCRGDELTTCPIAGTRVRGENAAEDERLAEELLADPKERAEHVMLVDLGRNDLGRLSEPGSVKVDKFMQVERFSHVMHITSYVSGKLRKGLDALDVLGATFPAGTVSGAPKVRAMEIIADLEREPRGPYAGAIGWIGLDEGRVDLDTGITIRSMWVRDNVLSWQAGAGIVFDSDPAKEWAECNNKARVIRETLAGKGGCDVLAD from the coding sequence ATGGAACCAGTACGGTTGCAGCAGTACGGACAATGGCTGCCTGCGGATATTCAGACCCCCATCAGCCTTTTTCTGGGTCTGGTGGGACACAAGCAGGGTATCCTGTTGGAAAGTGCAGAGGTGGATGGCCGCTTTGGTCGCTACTCCATCATTGCCTGGAACTACGCCCTGCGTCTGTCCTGCAAGGACGGCAAACTTGAAGTCGGCGTACGTGATGGCCGTTTGGATGCGTTCAAGGAATTCAAGGGACGGCCCTTTATGGACGGTGTTCGTCAGGTCATGAAGAACCTGAACATCGAGCCTGCCGAAGGCTTCGAGGAGCTGCCGCCCATCACCCGCGGGCTGGCCGGATATTTCGGCTATGGCGTGGCCGGGATGTTCGAACCCAAGCTGGAGAATCAGCTGCATCCCGAAGATGCCGAGGCCTGTCTGGTGCTGCCCGGCAATGTGGTGATGTTCGACCATCTCTACCACCGTCTGTGTTTTCTGACCCTGAACAAGGGCGTCAAGCCGCATTCGGACCACAAGAGCGTGATGCGTGCACCCATGCCGCCGGATATCGGCGAACACAAGGTCAACCCCGGTGAAGCTGCCTACAAGAAGAGTGTGTCCGATGCCATCGAACTGATCCGCCAGGGCGAGTGTATTCAGACCGTGCTCTCCACACGCTTTTCGGCCCCCTTCGAGGGTGACTCCTTTGTGCTGTATCGCAGACTCAGGCAGATCAACCCATCGCCCTACATGTTCTACATGCGGCTGCCCAAGCTGGAGCTATTTGGCTCCTCACCGGAGATGCTGGTGCGTTGTAGAGGCGACGAACTGACCACCTGTCCCATCGCGGGCACTCGTGTGCGCGGCGAAAACGCCGCCGAGGACGAACGTCTGGCCGAGGAACTGCTGGCCGATCCCAAGGAACGCGCCGAGCACGTGATGCTGGTGGATCTGGGGCGCAATGACCTGGGACGGTTGTCCGAGCCGGGTAGCGTGAAGGTGGACAAGTTCATGCAGGTCGAGCGTTTTTCGCATGTGATGCACATCACTTCCTATGTCAGCGGCAAACTGCGCAAAGGGCTGGATGCATTGGATGTGTTGGGGGCGACCTTCCCGGCGGGAACGGTTTCGGGCGCGCCCAAGGTGCGGGCCATGGAGATTATCGCCGATTTGGAACGCGAGCCCCGTGGTCCCTATGCGGGAGCCATCGGCTGGATCGGTCTGGATGAAGGGCGCGTTGATCTGGATACCGGTATCACCATTCGCAGCATGTGGGTGCGCGATAATGTGCTCTCATGGCAGGCCGGTGCGGGCATCGTCTTTGATTCGGACCCCGCCAAGGAATGGGCCGAGTGCAACAACAAGGCCCGTGTGATTCGCGAGACACTGGCTGGCAAGGGAGGCTGCGATGTTCTTGCTGATTGA
- a CDS encoding indole-3-glycerol-phosphate synthase, with the protein MLRKFADAKRSEIMELLGRDARGEMPAPMTGPRPSFSGALRTKGPGAVIAEYKRASPSKGVINLELTAADVARGYAGGGAACMSVLTEVDYFQGDLAYLDEALVAGIPLLRKDFILHPLQIRRTAATPASAVLLIARMVETRELSELLELCDHYGLEAVTEVFDAKDLAKAREAGARIIQVNNRDLDSLTISLDVSRSLIGAKTPEELWISASGIDHGSQITELASLGFDAVLIGTFLMEGGDPEGALKRLIKETDA; encoded by the coding sequence ATGCTTAGGAAATTCGCCGACGCCAAGCGCTCCGAGATCATGGAGCTGCTGGGCCGGGATGCGCGGGGCGAGATGCCTGCGCCCATGACCGGTCCACGACCTTCGTTTTCCGGGGCGCTCAGAACCAAGGGGCCGGGCGCAGTCATCGCGGAATACAAGCGGGCCTCGCCCAGCAAGGGCGTCATCAATCTGGAGTTGACGGCTGCGGATGTGGCGCGGGGCTATGCGGGAGGCGGTGCCGCCTGCATGTCCGTTTTGACGGAAGTGGATTATTTTCAAGGTGATCTGGCTTATCTGGACGAAGCACTGGTTGCAGGGATTCCGTTGCTGCGCAAGGATTTCATCCTGCATCCGTTGCAGATCCGGCGGACGGCTGCAACCCCGGCTTCCGCCGTGCTGCTCATTGCTCGCATGGTGGAGACTCGGGAGTTGTCCGAACTGCTCGAACTGTGCGATCACTATGGTCTGGAAGCAGTGACCGAGGTCTTCGACGCCAAGGATCTGGCCAAGGCCCGCGAGGCCGGGGCCAGGATCATCCAGGTCAACAATCGCGATCTGGACAGCCTGACCATCAGCCTTGATGTGTCGCGCAGTCTGATCGGTGCCAAGACCCCGGAGGAACTCTGGATCAGTGCCAGCGGCATCGACCATGGCTCGCAGATTACCGAATTGGCTTCTTTGGGCTTTGATGCCGTGCTCATCGGCACCTTCCTGATGGAGGGAGGTGATCCCGAGGGCGCTCTGAAACGCTTGATCAAGGAAACAGACGCATGA
- a CDS encoding anthranilate synthase component II — protein MFLLIDNYDSFTFNLVQAFQLLGKDPVVVKNDDPQVLELAASPDLEMVCLSPGPSRPVNAGLCLNFLEKLPHSVPVLGVCLGHQTLGHFAGAEVIQAGLIMHGKTSMITHDGEGLFADMPNPVEIGRYHSLLVDVDNAPEDVRKLLTVTARTEAGEVMAMKYNDRPWVGVQFHPESVLTPEGLKLLARFPEGL, from the coding sequence ATGTTCTTGCTGATTGATAATTATGACTCCTTCACTTTCAATCTGGTGCAGGCTTTTCAGTTACTGGGCAAGGACCCCGTGGTCGTCAAGAATGATGACCCGCAGGTGCTGGAACTGGCCGCAAGCCCGGATTTGGAGATGGTCTGCCTGTCTCCCGGGCCGAGCCGCCCTGTGAATGCTGGCCTGTGCCTGAATTTTCTGGAGAAGCTGCCACACTCGGTGCCCGTGCTGGGCGTCTGCCTGGGGCATCAGACTCTGGGGCATTTTGCCGGAGCCGAGGTCATCCAGGCCGGGCTGATCATGCATGGCAAGACCTCCATGATTACTCACGATGGCGAGGGGCTGTTTGCGGACATGCCCAATCCCGTGGAGATTGGTCGTTACCACTCGCTGTTGGTGGATGTGGACAATGCGCCCGAGGACGTCCGCAAGCTGTTGACCGTCACTGCCCGTACCGAGGCTGGCGAGGTCATGGCCATGAAATACAATGATCGTCCCTGGGTGGGCGTGCAGTTCCACCCGGAATCCGTCCTGACCCCCGAAGGTCTGAAACTGCTGGCCCGGTTCCCCGAAGGACTCTAG
- the trpD gene encoding anthranilate phosphoribosyltransferase: MAMHMADILEQLAFHKDLPQDMANESFARLMDGTMTPAQAGSFLMGLKTKGETAEELAAAVNAALSHARMVPGLSGKRIDTCGTGGDGSSSFNCSTAVALTLAGMGYQVVKHGNRSVSSTCGSADALEALGLNLNLQPGDVAAELARRNFVFLFAPGYHPAFKHIMPVRQEIGCRTLFNLLGPLLNPARPTHQLLGIAIPGFLHRMAKVLSLTGVQKACVVHGAGGFDELTPFGVNQVVYVRDGWLREDVLDPARLGMAASSPEDMAVKDKDEAVAVLREILAGGGPEPMRDMVALNAGMCVHLLEDDLSLADGVDKAREALASGAGEKTLNA; the protein is encoded by the coding sequence ATGGCTATGCATATGGCGGACATCTTGGAGCAGTTGGCCTTTCACAAGGATCTGCCCCAGGACATGGCAAACGAGAGTTTTGCCCGATTAATGGATGGCACAATGACCCCGGCTCAGGCTGGTTCCTTCCTGATGGGCCTGAAGACCAAGGGCGAAACCGCCGAGGAACTCGCCGCAGCAGTCAACGCTGCCCTGTCCCACGCACGCATGGTTCCCGGGCTTTCGGGCAAGCGCATCGATACCTGTGGCACCGGTGGTGACGGCTCCAGCAGTTTCAACTGTTCCACTGCCGTGGCATTGACCTTGGCCGGGATGGGCTATCAGGTGGTCAAGCATGGCAACCGTTCGGTCTCCAGCACCTGTGGCAGTGCCGATGCCCTGGAGGCTCTGGGGCTGAATCTGAATCTCCAGCCGGGTGACGTGGCGGCAGAACTGGCACGGCGCAATTTCGTGTTCCTGTTCGCCCCGGGCTATCATCCGGCCTTCAAGCACATCATGCCCGTGCGACAGGAGATCGGCTGCCGAACCCTGTTCAATCTGCTGGGCCCTCTGCTGAATCCCGCGCGACCCACTCACCAGTTGCTGGGGATCGCCATTCCCGGTTTTCTGCACCGCATGGCCAAGGTTCTGTCCCTGACAGGGGTTCAGAAAGCCTGCGTAGTCCACGGAGCCGGTGGGTTCGACGAGCTGACACCCTTTGGTGTAAATCAGGTCGTGTACGTGCGCGATGGCTGGTTGCGTGAGGATGTCCTTGACCCCGCCAGACTGGGCATGGCCGCCAGCAGCCCCGAAGACATGGCTGTGAAGGACAAGGACGAGGCTGTGGCTGTGCTGCGTGAGATTCTTGCCGGAGGCGGACCCGAGCCCATGCGCGACATGGTGGCCCTGAATGCCGGAATGTGTGTGCACCTGTTGGAGGATGATTTGTCCCTGGCCGATGGTGTGGACAAGGCACGTGAGGCCCTGGCCTCCGGTGCCGGGGAGAAGACCCTCAATGCTTAG
- the aroA gene encoding 3-phosphoshikimate 1-carboxyvinyltransferase, with translation MMQTTGTVHIQAPASKSMSHRAVIAASLADGRSLLHNVLDSDDLTRTMDCLKACGASFEFKGRDLEVVGVAGRPRGGSDEPADLYMHESGTTCRLMTGVAAAGQGLFRVRGVQRMHERPIGALAKALASQGVDFTWEGQEGYPPLVMRTEGLPGGEITVDVGESSQYLSGLLLAAVCAGSETVINIGGTKVVSWPYVALTLQTLEDFGISFAVECQEAGRWVETAWRAVTTVAPGQIRFRVSPGAYAAGDRRVEGDWSNASYFLAAGAVGPRPVVVSGLRRDSLQGDRAMLSILERMGARITWQDDAVTVAPPESGRLVGLEVDMASCPDIVPTVAAAAAFADGPTLISGVAHLRIKECDRLDGTAGTLRKAGTTVEVLDDGLKIIPGALAQEGDLPVTTFGDHRMAMSSALFALAGMSVNCDDAGCVCKSFPTFWDEWNKVVS, from the coding sequence ATGATGCAGACCACCGGCACAGTTCATATCCAGGCTCCTGCCAGCAAATCTATGTCGCATCGCGCGGTCATTGCCGCTTCCCTTGCAGACGGGCGCAGCCTGCTGCACAACGTTCTGGATAGCGACGACCTGACACGCACCATGGATTGTCTGAAGGCCTGCGGGGCCAGCTTTGAATTCAAGGGACGCGACCTGGAGGTTGTTGGCGTTGCGGGTCGTCCCCGTGGCGGTTCGGATGAGCCTGCCGATCTCTACATGCACGAATCCGGCACCACCTGCCGTTTGATGACGGGAGTGGCTGCAGCCGGGCAGGGGTTGTTCCGGGTGCGAGGCGTGCAGCGCATGCACGAGCGTCCCATCGGAGCTCTGGCCAAGGCCTTGGCTTCCCAGGGCGTTGACTTTACCTGGGAGGGCCAGGAAGGCTACCCACCGCTGGTGATGCGGACCGAAGGCCTCCCGGGTGGCGAGATCACCGTGGATGTGGGCGAGTCCAGCCAGTATCTTTCCGGTTTGCTTCTGGCCGCAGTCTGTGCCGGATCCGAGACCGTGATCAATATTGGCGGGACCAAGGTCGTTTCCTGGCCATACGTGGCACTGACCCTGCAAACACTTGAAGATTTTGGTATTTCATTTGCCGTTGAATGCCAGGAAGCCGGGCGTTGGGTGGAGACTGCCTGGAGGGCCGTGACCACCGTGGCCCCCGGACAGATCCGTTTCCGTGTGTCTCCCGGTGCCTACGCCGCAGGCGATCGCCGGGTGGAAGGCGACTGGAGTAATGCTTCGTATTTCCTGGCCGCTGGTGCCGTTGGCCCTCGCCCGGTGGTGGTTTCGGGACTGCGCCGTGATTCCCTGCAGGGGGATCGCGCCATGCTTTCCATTCTGGAACGCATGGGCGCCCGCATCACCTGGCAGGACGATGCCGTGACCGTGGCTCCGCCCGAATCCGGCAGGCTTGTCGGGCTCGAAGTGGATATGGCGTCCTGCCCGGACATCGTGCCCACCGTGGCCGCTGCAGCAGCCTTTGCGGATGGCCCAACGCTGATCAGCGGTGTGGCGCATCTGCGTATCAAGGAATGTGACCGTCTGGACGGCACCGCCGGGACCCTGCGCAAGGCCGGGACCACAGTGGAGGTGTTGGACGACGGGCTGAAGATCATCCCCGGTGCTCTGGCCCAAGAGGGTGATCTTCCCGTGACCACCTTTGGCGATCATCGCATGGCCATGAGTTCGGCCTTGTTTGCCCTGGCCGGGATGTCCGTGAATTGTGACGATGCGGGTTGCGTCTGCAAATCCTTCCCCACATTCTGGGACGAATGGAACAAGGTTGTTTCTTAA
- a CDS encoding phosphoribosylanthranilate isomerase, whose protein sequence is MTDSRQLIKICGMTRQQDATACVDAGVDMTGFIFHESSPRNIQPGAAAAIDTGSALRVGVFVRQSQQQVLEIMDRAKLDLAQLCGDQDRAFCRAVGATRVIRVFWPERHKMRAALEDEMSDYDGCMAYALLDAGMSGGGHGRAQDFGLLRGLDAPVPWMLAGGLSVDNLPEAMAQCQPQGFDLNSGLESAPGLKDAELVRRAVALIRSGNNE, encoded by the coding sequence ATGACCGACAGCCGACAGCTCATCAAGATCTGTGGCATGACCCGCCAGCAGGACGCCACGGCTTGCGTGGACGCAGGCGTGGACATGACCGGATTCATTTTTCATGAGTCCAGCCCGCGCAACATCCAGCCCGGTGCCGCCGCTGCCATCGATACAGGCTCTGCCTTACGGGTGGGCGTGTTCGTACGCCAGTCCCAGCAGCAGGTGTTGGAGATCATGGATCGGGCCAAGCTCGATCTGGCCCAGTTGTGTGGTGATCAGGACCGGGCCTTTTGCCGGGCCGTGGGAGCCACGCGCGTGATTCGCGTCTTTTGGCCCGAGCGCCACAAGATGCGTGCTGCCCTGGAAGATGAGATGTCGGATTATGACGGGTGCATGGCCTATGCCCTGCTTGATGCCGGGATGTCCGGCGGCGGTCATGGCCGTGCCCAGGATTTCGGGTTGCTCAGGGGACTGGATGCTCCGGTGCCCTGGATGCTGGCCGGGGGTCTGAGTGTGGACAATCTGCCCGAGGCCATGGCCCAGTGCCAGCCGCAAGGCTTTGATTTGAATTCCGGTCTGGAATCGGCACCCGGCTTGAAGGACGCGGAGCTTGTCCGTCGAGCCGTGGCTCTGATCAGAAGCGGGAATAACGAATAA
- a CDS encoding prephenate dehydrogenase/arogenate dehydrogenase family protein codes for MNIKNILIIGAQGQMGRLFVRRSEEAGLTVRGLDRPLTPEAMAQGVRGADMVLLAVPAAAMADVSGMCAAVMEPHQILADICSVKTGPMADMLTAHTGPVVGTHPLFGPAPDPEDVRVAMVPGRDDAAFAAVSAYMEQLGFTSFTTDSDEHDLAMASIQGLNFVTTVSYLATLANRPEFERFITPSFNRRLDAARKMLTEDSELFSSLVEINPYTQEAIRNFRSLLNIAAGGDIELLSARANWWWRNGHSGGGV; via the coding sequence ATGAACATTAAGAACATCCTCATTATCGGTGCACAGGGCCAAATGGGTCGTCTGTTCGTCCGGCGTAGCGAAGAAGCCGGACTGACAGTGCGCGGTTTGGACCGACCACTGACGCCCGAGGCCATGGCCCAGGGCGTGCGCGGGGCTGATATGGTGCTGCTGGCAGTGCCTGCGGCTGCCATGGCCGATGTCTCGGGGATGTGCGCGGCTGTGATGGAACCGCACCAGATTCTGGCTGACATCTGTTCGGTCAAGACCGGCCCCATGGCTGATATGCTGACCGCCCACACCGGGCCGGTCGTAGGCACACATCCCTTGTTCGGGCCTGCTCCCGATCCGGAGGATGTGCGCGTGGCCATGGTGCCCGGGCGTGATGATGCGGCTTTCGCGGCTGTGTCTGCCTACATGGAGCAGCTGGGCTTTACTTCCTTTACCACGGATAGTGATGAACATGATCTGGCCATGGCCTCCATTCAGGGCCTCAATTTCGTGACCACGGTGTCCTATCTGGCGACCCTTGCCAATCGGCCCGAGTTCGAACGGTTCATCACCCCCAGCTTCAATCGCCGTCTGGACGCGGCGCGCAAGATGCTGACCGAAGACAGCGAGCTGTTCTCCAGTCTTGTGGAAATCAATCCCTACACACAGGAAGCCATTCGCAACTTCCGTTCCCTGCTGAACATCGCCGCTGGTGGAGACATCGAGCTTCTCTCCGCGCGCGCCAATTGGTGGTGGCGAAATGGGCATAGTGGGGGGGGAGTGTAA